In Sphaeramia orbicularis chromosome 5, fSphaOr1.1, whole genome shotgun sequence, a genomic segment contains:
- the cbfa2t2 gene encoding protein CBFA2T2 isoform X1 — MVTDIDHLQQTLHCFTIESQFFIFYFCFYMCLFNRTLKDLNLTISCSPKKGKHANTRSMVGMPSALNYSREKKSPAMPGSPVDAKTHSRSAPSSSASSTMPPLPSVNPSGPRPASFSTTALTNGNHHSPPTLNAVPSPPQRYSNGPSSSSSSSLANQQLPATCGARQLSKLKRFLTTLQQFGNDISPEIGDSVRNLVLALVNSTVTIEEFHSRLQEATNFPLRPFVIPFLKANLPLLQRELLHCARAAKQTPAQYLSQHEHLLLSTTLASSPDSSELLMEPSDSGTKRHSPSRAKENGFHERPPASLEPAAKRICTISPAPRHSPAHPLPLNAQLHPTPPPLQHYALDDIAAPHILHREHSQRMLEIRELKDRPRLPGTNGGYREEPVDHRLTDREWADEWRHLDHVLNCIVDMVEKTRRSVSVLRRCQESDREELNYWRRRSSEQEDPRKGGSGSAPFSKAHSPHTAESDSQRDFAPRPGSAYVTDEIWRKAEEAVNEVKRQAMDEVQKAVAEAEQKAFEMIATERAKMEKTLAEAKRKAQEDAILVINEQEDSSECCWNCGRKASETCSGCNAARYCGSFCQHKDWERHHLICSPGLQAQPKSVSAITTARVATVTAAAAAGASPAGLAGVKALDSAPSASSPSGEKASVTSRSSTPSTPASAPETNGH, encoded by the exons ACAGTAGAGAGAAGAAGAGCCCTGCCATGCCCGGTTCCCCTGTGGATGCTAAGACTCATTCCAGATCAGCCCCCAGCAGCAGCGCCAGCTCCACGATGCCACCCCTGCCTTCTGTCAACCCCAGTGGCCCTCGTCCGGCTTCCTTTTCCACCACAGCAT TGACCAATGGAAATCATCATTCCCCGCCAACCCTGAATGCAGTACCATCTCCACCGCAGCGTTACAGCAACGGAccgtcctcttcctcttcctcatcgcTGGCTAACCAACAGCTGCCAGCCACCTGTGGGGCACGCCAGCTGAGTAAGCTGAAACGTTTCCTGACCACGCTGCAGCAGTTTGGCAACGATATCTCCCCTGAGATCGGAGACAGTGTCCGAAACCTAGTCCTTGCCCTCGTG AATTCAACAGTAACTATTGAGGAGTTCCACTCACGACTTCAAGAGGCCACAAACTTCCCCCTGCGGCCCTTTGTTATTCCTTTTCTCAAG GCAAACCTACCCCTGCTGCAGAGAGAGCTACTCCACTGTGCACGGGCAGCCAAGCAGACCCCAGCCCAGTACCTGTCCCAGCATGAGCACCTCTTGCTAAGCACCACCCTGGCCTCGTCTCCAGACTCTTCGGAGCTGCTGATGGAGCCAAGTGACTCCGGGACCAAGAGACACAGCCCTAGCAG AGCAAAAGAGAATGGTTTCCATGAACGCCCCCCTGCATCGCTGGAGCCTGCAGCAAAGCGCATTTGCACCATCAGCCCTGCTCCCCGACACAGCCCTGCCCACCCGCTGCCCCTGAACGCCCAGCTTCAtccgacccccccacccctgcaGCACTACGCCCTCGATGACATTGCAGCGCCACACATTCTGCACCGCGAGCACAGTCAACGCATGCTGGAGATCCGCGAGCTCAAAGACAGGCCCAGACTCCCTG GCACTAACGGCGGCTACCGCGAGGAGCCAGtggaccacagactgacagacagagagtGGGCTGATGAATGGAGGCATCTGGATCAT GTGTTGAACTGCATCGTGGACATGGTGGAGAAGACACGGCGGTCGGTCAGTGTCCTCAGACGATGCCAGGAATCAGACCGTGAGGAGCTCAACTACTGGAGGCGACGTTCCAGTGAGCAGGAGGACCCACGCAAAGGAGGTTCGGGCTCAGCTCCATTCTCCAAAGCGCACAGCCCCCACACCGCCGAGTCCG ACTCCCAGCGCGACTTTGCTCCACGGCCAGGCTCAGCATACGTTACAGATGAAATCTGGAGAAAAGCTG AGGAGGCAGTGAATGAAGTGAAGCGTCAGGCCATGGATGAAGTGCAGAAGGCAGTAGCAGAGGCCGAGCAGAAGGCCTTTGAGATGATCGCTACAGAGAGGGCTAAGATGGAAAAGACCCTGGCCGAAGCAAAGAGAAAAGCTCAGGAGGACGCCATCCTGGTCATCAACGAACAAGAGGATTCCAGTGAG tgttgCTGGAATTGTGGCCGAAAAGCGAGTGAGACCTGCAGCGGCTGCAACGCGGCTCGTTACTGTGGCTCCTTCTGCCAACATAAAGACTGGGAGAGGCATCACCTCATCTGTAGCCCGGGTCTTCAGGCCCAGCCCAAATCCGTCTCTGCCATCACCACAGCCAGGGTAGCCACCGTAACCGCAGCGGCGGCAGCAGGGGCGTCTCCAGCTGGTCTGGCAGGGGTCAAGGCCCTCGACAGCGCGCCTTCGGCATCCAGCCCCAGCGGCGAGAAGGCTTCAGTCACTTCTCGCTCCTCCACTCCCTCCACCCCGGCCTCGGCCCCTGAGACGAACGGACACTAG
- the cbfa2t2 gene encoding protein CBFA2T2 isoform X2: MPGSPVDAKTHSRSAPSSSASSTMPPLPSVNPSGPRPASFSTTALTNGNHHSPPTLNAVPSPPQRYSNGPSSSSSSSLANQQLPATCGARQLSKLKRFLTTLQQFGNDISPEIGDSVRNLVLALVNSTVTIEEFHSRLQEATNFPLRPFVIPFLKANLPLLQRELLHCARAAKQTPAQYLSQHEHLLLSTTLASSPDSSELLMEPSDSGTKRHSPSRAKENGFHERPPASLEPAAKRICTISPAPRHSPAHPLPLNAQLHPTPPPLQHYALDDIAAPHILHREHSQRMLEIRELKDRPRLPGTNGGYREEPVDHRLTDREWADEWRHLDHVLNCIVDMVEKTRRSVSVLRRCQESDREELNYWRRRSSEQEDPRKGGSGSAPFSKAHSPHTAESDSQRDFAPRPGSAYVTDEIWRKAEEAVNEVKRQAMDEVQKAVAEAEQKAFEMIATERAKMEKTLAEAKRKAQEDAILVINEQEDSSECCWNCGRKASETCSGCNAARYCGSFCQHKDWERHHLICSPGLQAQPKSVSAITTARVATVTAAAAAGASPAGLAGVKALDSAPSASSPSGEKASVTSRSSTPSTPASAPETNGH, from the exons ATGCCCGGTTCCCCTGTGGATGCTAAGACTCATTCCAGATCAGCCCCCAGCAGCAGCGCCAGCTCCACGATGCCACCCCTGCCTTCTGTCAACCCCAGTGGCCCTCGTCCGGCTTCCTTTTCCACCACAGCAT TGACCAATGGAAATCATCATTCCCCGCCAACCCTGAATGCAGTACCATCTCCACCGCAGCGTTACAGCAACGGAccgtcctcttcctcttcctcatcgcTGGCTAACCAACAGCTGCCAGCCACCTGTGGGGCACGCCAGCTGAGTAAGCTGAAACGTTTCCTGACCACGCTGCAGCAGTTTGGCAACGATATCTCCCCTGAGATCGGAGACAGTGTCCGAAACCTAGTCCTTGCCCTCGTG AATTCAACAGTAACTATTGAGGAGTTCCACTCACGACTTCAAGAGGCCACAAACTTCCCCCTGCGGCCCTTTGTTATTCCTTTTCTCAAG GCAAACCTACCCCTGCTGCAGAGAGAGCTACTCCACTGTGCACGGGCAGCCAAGCAGACCCCAGCCCAGTACCTGTCCCAGCATGAGCACCTCTTGCTAAGCACCACCCTGGCCTCGTCTCCAGACTCTTCGGAGCTGCTGATGGAGCCAAGTGACTCCGGGACCAAGAGACACAGCCCTAGCAG AGCAAAAGAGAATGGTTTCCATGAACGCCCCCCTGCATCGCTGGAGCCTGCAGCAAAGCGCATTTGCACCATCAGCCCTGCTCCCCGACACAGCCCTGCCCACCCGCTGCCCCTGAACGCCCAGCTTCAtccgacccccccacccctgcaGCACTACGCCCTCGATGACATTGCAGCGCCACACATTCTGCACCGCGAGCACAGTCAACGCATGCTGGAGATCCGCGAGCTCAAAGACAGGCCCAGACTCCCTG GCACTAACGGCGGCTACCGCGAGGAGCCAGtggaccacagactgacagacagagagtGGGCTGATGAATGGAGGCATCTGGATCAT GTGTTGAACTGCATCGTGGACATGGTGGAGAAGACACGGCGGTCGGTCAGTGTCCTCAGACGATGCCAGGAATCAGACCGTGAGGAGCTCAACTACTGGAGGCGACGTTCCAGTGAGCAGGAGGACCCACGCAAAGGAGGTTCGGGCTCAGCTCCATTCTCCAAAGCGCACAGCCCCCACACCGCCGAGTCCG ACTCCCAGCGCGACTTTGCTCCACGGCCAGGCTCAGCATACGTTACAGATGAAATCTGGAGAAAAGCTG AGGAGGCAGTGAATGAAGTGAAGCGTCAGGCCATGGATGAAGTGCAGAAGGCAGTAGCAGAGGCCGAGCAGAAGGCCTTTGAGATGATCGCTACAGAGAGGGCTAAGATGGAAAAGACCCTGGCCGAAGCAAAGAGAAAAGCTCAGGAGGACGCCATCCTGGTCATCAACGAACAAGAGGATTCCAGTGAG tgttgCTGGAATTGTGGCCGAAAAGCGAGTGAGACCTGCAGCGGCTGCAACGCGGCTCGTTACTGTGGCTCCTTCTGCCAACATAAAGACTGGGAGAGGCATCACCTCATCTGTAGCCCGGGTCTTCAGGCCCAGCCCAAATCCGTCTCTGCCATCACCACAGCCAGGGTAGCCACCGTAACCGCAGCGGCGGCAGCAGGGGCGTCTCCAGCTGGTCTGGCAGGGGTCAAGGCCCTCGACAGCGCGCCTTCGGCATCCAGCCCCAGCGGCGAGAAGGCTTCAGTCACTTCTCGCTCCTCCACTCCCTCCACCCCGGCCTCGGCCCCTGAGACGAACGGACACTAG